The Streptomyces sp. HUAS CB01 genome has a segment encoding these proteins:
- a CDS encoding M28 family metallopeptidase — protein sequence MNHSAHRRTAAVAALTLAGLLTAAVPATAAPGGPPASAPDSRASAATSPAALAAPDIPLANVKAHLSELQSIAGANGGNRAHGRPGYKASIDYVKAKLDAAGFTTTVQQFTSSGATGYNLIADWPGGDPNQVLMAGAHLDSVSSGPGMNDNGSGSAGVLETALAVSRAQLQPAKHLRFAWWGAEELGLVGSRYHVNNLPAAERSKISGYLNFDMIGSPNPGYFVYDDDPTIEQTFKDFYAGLGVPTEIETEGDGRSDHASFKNVGIAVGGLFTGASRTKSSAQAQKWGGTAGQAFDRCYHSSCDTTSNINDTALDRNSDAIAHAVWTLSAGSTVPPGEVYETTGDVAIPDNGAAVTSSVTVSGRTGNAPATLKVGVDIKHTWRGDLVVDLLAPDGTAYRLKNSSGSDSADNVITTYTVNASSETANGTWKLRVQDVASQDTGYIDSWRLTF from the coding sequence ATGAATCACTCCGCGCACAGACGTACCGCCGCCGTCGCGGCACTGACTCTCGCCGGGCTGCTCACCGCGGCCGTACCGGCGACCGCGGCCCCCGGCGGACCACCCGCCTCCGCGCCGGACTCCCGGGCGAGCGCCGCCACTTCCCCGGCGGCGCTCGCCGCGCCGGACATACCCCTGGCCAACGTCAAGGCCCATCTGTCCGAGCTCCAGTCCATCGCCGGCGCCAACGGCGGCAACCGCGCCCACGGCCGCCCCGGCTACAAGGCGTCGATCGACTACGTGAAGGCCAAGCTGGACGCGGCCGGCTTCACCACCACCGTCCAGCAGTTCACCTCCTCGGGCGCCACCGGCTACAACCTGATCGCCGACTGGCCGGGCGGCGACCCCAACCAGGTGCTGATGGCCGGCGCCCATCTCGACTCCGTGAGCTCCGGGCCGGGCATGAACGACAACGGTTCCGGCTCCGCCGGTGTGCTGGAGACCGCCCTGGCCGTCTCACGGGCCCAGTTGCAGCCCGCGAAGCACCTGCGCTTCGCCTGGTGGGGCGCCGAGGAGCTGGGGCTCGTCGGCTCCCGGTACCACGTCAACAACCTGCCCGCCGCTGAGCGTTCGAAGATCTCCGGCTATCTCAACTTCGACATGATCGGGTCGCCGAACCCGGGCTACTTCGTCTACGACGACGACCCGACGATCGAGCAGACCTTCAAGGACTTCTACGCCGGACTCGGCGTGCCGACCGAGATCGAGACCGAGGGCGACGGCCGCTCGGACCACGCCTCGTTCAAAAACGTCGGGATAGCGGTGGGCGGCCTGTTCACCGGCGCCAGCCGTACCAAGTCGAGCGCGCAGGCCCAGAAGTGGGGCGGGACGGCCGGCCAGGCCTTCGACCGCTGCTACCACTCGTCCTGCGACACCACGTCGAACATCAACGACACGGCGCTCGACCGCAACAGCGACGCCATCGCCCACGCCGTCTGGACGCTCTCCGCCGGATCCACCGTCCCGCCCGGCGAGGTCTACGAGACCACCGGGGACGTCGCCATCCCGGACAACGGCGCCGCGGTGACCTCCTCCGTCACCGTGTCCGGCCGCACGGGCAACGCACCGGCCACCCTCAAGGTGGGCGTGGACATCAAGCACACCTGGCGGGGTGACCTCGTCGTCGACCTGCTGGCGCCCGACGGCACCGCGTACCGACTGAAGAACTCCAGCGGCAGCGACTCCGCCGACAACGTGATCACGACGTACACCGTGAACGCCTCCAGTGAGACCGCGAACGGCACCTGGAAGCTCAGGGTGCAGGACGTGGCCTCGCAGGACACCGGATACATCGACAGCTGGCGGCTCACCTTCTGA
- a CDS encoding ABC transporter ATP-binding protein, which produces MTGVAVIETRGLTKRYRSGPPAVDRLDLDVPAGSVFGFLGPNGSGKTTTIRLLLGLVAPSAGTVTVLGAPMPRAARTVLPGVGALIEGPALYGHLSGRDNLVRYDSADPSADPRTRRARVAAALDRVGLSAAASRRARTYSLGMKQRLGLAAALLQPRSLLVLDEPTNGLDPQGMREIRALVRELAADGTTVFLSSHLLDEIEQVCTHAAVMNRGTLIAQGSVAELAAHTRGRLSVTGPDPADAVRVLKELGVTGLTVAGDRVTGDPPAGTEPSDINASLVRAGVRVRAFGPERASLEDAFVALTGEGFDVAG; this is translated from the coding sequence ATGACCGGCGTCGCCGTCATCGAGACGCGCGGGCTCACCAAGCGGTACCGGAGCGGGCCGCCCGCCGTCGACCGGCTCGACCTCGACGTGCCCGCCGGGAGCGTCTTCGGTTTCCTCGGGCCGAACGGGTCGGGCAAGACCACCACCATCCGGCTGCTGCTCGGGCTGGTCGCGCCGAGCGCGGGCACCGTGACCGTCCTCGGCGCGCCGATGCCCCGCGCCGCCCGGACCGTACTGCCCGGGGTGGGCGCGCTGATCGAGGGCCCGGCGCTCTACGGGCACCTGAGCGGCCGGGACAACCTCGTGCGCTACGACTCGGCGGACCCGTCCGCCGATCCCCGCACCCGCCGGGCCCGGGTCGCGGCGGCGCTCGACCGCGTCGGGCTCTCCGCGGCCGCCTCGCGCAGGGCCAGGACGTACTCGCTCGGCATGAAGCAGCGTCTGGGGCTCGCCGCCGCCCTGCTCCAGCCGCGCAGCCTGCTCGTCCTGGACGAGCCCACGAACGGTCTCGACCCGCAGGGCATGCGGGAGATCCGGGCCCTCGTCAGGGAACTCGCGGCGGACGGCACCACCGTGTTCCTCTCCTCGCATCTCCTCGACGAGATCGAGCAGGTCTGCACCCACGCCGCGGTGATGAACCGCGGCACCCTGATCGCGCAGGGCTCCGTCGCCGAACTCGCCGCGCACACCCGCGGGCGGCTGTCCGTCACCGGACCCGACCCCGCGGACGCCGTACGCGTACTGAAGGAGCTGGGCGTCACCGGTCTGACCGTGGCCGGGGACCGGGTGACCGGCGACCCGCCCGCAGGCACCGAACCTTCCGACATCAACGCGTCCCTGGTGCGGGCCGGAGTACGGGTACGCGCCTTCGGTCCGGAACGGGCCTCCCTGGAGGACGCGTTCGTGGCCTTGACGGGGGAGGGTTTCGATGTCGCGGGCTGA
- a CDS encoding ABC transporter permease, giving the protein MSRAEPPAGAADGTGAGRDAGAPGAVGREGTATAGTPDAVAPEGTAAPGDAVARAGRPRWALGLFRSELVTTFRRWRTLALLGVLAAVPVLIGVAIRIETADGGTVGDGGGQGPAFFTQITNNGLFLVFAALAATLPVFLPMAVGVVAGDAIAGEANSGTLRYLLVAPAGRTRLLLAKYTAALAFCLAATLAVAVSALAAGAVLFPLGDVTTISGTRISFGEGLLRALLIAVLVAASFTGLAALGLFVSTLTGSGVAAMATTVGLVVTAQILNTIPQLDALHPYLFPHYWLSFADVLREPVLWDDVLRNLGLQGAYTAVFGSAAWARFTTKDITA; this is encoded by the coding sequence ATGTCGCGGGCTGAGCCACCCGCCGGGGCGGCGGACGGCACGGGCGCCGGACGGGACGCCGGTGCGCCGGGCGCCGTCGGGCGGGAAGGGACGGCAACGGCGGGTACGCCGGACGCCGTCGCGCCCGAAGGGACCGCAGCGCCGGGCGACGCCGTCGCGCGGGCCGGGCGGCCGCGGTGGGCCCTGGGCCTCTTCCGCTCCGAACTGGTCACGACATTCCGCCGCTGGCGCACCCTCGCACTGCTGGGCGTCCTCGCCGCCGTGCCCGTGCTGATCGGCGTCGCCATCAGGATCGAGACCGCCGACGGCGGCACCGTCGGCGACGGCGGCGGTCAAGGACCCGCGTTCTTCACCCAGATCACCAACAACGGGCTCTTCCTCGTCTTCGCCGCGCTCGCCGCCACCCTGCCGGTGTTCCTGCCCATGGCGGTCGGTGTCGTGGCGGGGGACGCGATCGCCGGCGAGGCGAACAGCGGAACGCTGCGCTATCTGCTCGTGGCCCCCGCGGGCCGGACCAGGCTGCTGCTCGCCAAGTACACGGCCGCGCTGGCCTTCTGCCTCGCCGCGACGCTCGCCGTGGCCGTCTCGGCACTCGCGGCCGGAGCCGTGCTCTTCCCCCTCGGGGACGTCACCACCATCTCCGGGACCCGGATCTCCTTCGGGGAGGGGCTGCTCCGGGCGCTGCTGATCGCCGTGCTGGTCGCCGCGTCGTTCACCGGGCTCGCGGCGCTCGGCCTGTTCGTCTCCACGCTCACCGGAAGCGGTGTCGCGGCGATGGCGACGACCGTCGGGCTGGTCGTCACCGCTCAGATCCTGAACACCATCCCCCAGCTGGACGCGCTGCACCCCTACCTGTTCCCGCACTACTGGCTGTCGTTCGCGGACGTGCTGCGCGAACCGGTCCTCTGGGACGACGTCCTGCGCAACCTCGGTCTCCAGGGCGCGTACACGGCGGTGTTCGGCTCGGCGGCGTGGGCGCGGTTCACCACGAAGGACATCACCGCCTGA